A genome region from Dolichospermum compactum NIES-806 includes the following:
- a CDS encoding sugar phosphate nucleotidyltransferase: protein MKAMILAAGKGTRIRPITYTIPKPMIPILQKPVMEFLLELLRQHGFDEIMVNVSHLAEEIESYFRDGQRFGVQIAYSFEGKIDDDGKLVGEAIGSAGGMRRIQDFSPFFDDTFVVLCGDALIDLDLTAAVKWHKSKGAIATIITKSVPKEEVSSYGVVVTDDDNRIQAFQEKPTVEEALSTNINTGIYIFEPEVFKYIPSGMEYDIGGQLFPQLVADNAPFYAIPMDFEWVDIGKVPDYWRAIRGVLSGEIKNVQIPGHEVFPGIFTGLNVSVNWDKVDITGPVYIGGMTKIEDGAKIIGPAMIGPNCWICSGATVDNSVIFEWSRLAPGVRLVDKLVFGRYCVDKTGASIDVQAAALDWLITDARQTPPLQTPLEHQAIAELLGTNSI, encoded by the coding sequence ATGAAAGCGATGATTCTTGCTGCGGGAAAGGGTACTCGTATCCGTCCCATTACGTATACAATTCCCAAACCGATGATTCCTATACTGCAAAAGCCGGTTATGGAATTTTTGCTGGAGTTATTACGTCAACATGGGTTTGACGAGATTATGGTCAATGTCAGCCATTTGGCGGAGGAAATAGAAAGTTATTTCCGAGATGGTCAGCGGTTTGGTGTGCAGATTGCCTATTCTTTTGAAGGTAAAATTGATGATGACGGTAAACTCGTCGGTGAAGCTATTGGTTCGGCTGGGGGTATGCGTCGGATTCAAGATTTTTCCCCATTTTTTGACGATACATTTGTAGTGTTGTGTGGTGATGCTTTAATTGATTTAGATTTAACTGCGGCGGTAAAGTGGCATAAATCCAAAGGGGCGATCGCAACTATTATTACTAAATCAGTTCCCAAGGAAGAAGTTTCTAGCTATGGTGTGGTAGTTACGGACGACGATAACCGCATTCAAGCTTTCCAAGAAAAACCAACTGTTGAAGAAGCTCTTAGCACTAATATCAATACAGGTATTTATATTTTTGAGCCAGAAGTGTTCAAGTATATACCCTCTGGCATGGAGTATGACATTGGTGGGCAATTATTTCCCCAACTTGTGGCAGATAATGCCCCTTTTTACGCCATTCCGATGGATTTTGAATGGGTAGATATTGGTAAAGTTCCCGATTATTGGCGAGCAATTCGTGGCGTTTTATCAGGGGAAATTAAAAATGTGCAAATCCCTGGACATGAAGTTTTTCCAGGTATTTTTACTGGTTTAAATGTATCTGTAAATTGGGATAAAGTTGATATCACTGGACCTGTTTATATTGGGGGAATGACTAAAATTGAGGATGGGGCAAAAATCATTGGTCCAGCGATGATTGGTCCAAATTGTTGGATTTGCAGTGGTGCGACTGTAGATAACAGTGTGATTTTTGAATGGTCGCGGTTAGCTCCAGGTGTGCGTTTGGTAGATAAGCTGGTGTTCGGACGTTATTGTGTGGATAAGACGGGAGCATCAATTGATGTCCAAGCTGCGGCTTTGGATTGGTTGATCACTGATGCTCGTCAAACTCCACCTTTACAAACGCCTTTAGAACATCAAGCGATCGCCGAATTATTGGGAACAAACTCAATTTAG
- a CDS encoding segregation/condensation protein A has protein sequence MDAVELLETITHLIEQAEKGEIDPWDVRVIEVIDHYLELMAPEARTMRGYENDLSQSGQAFLSASMLVLFKANTLMQLSTVYNTPEKVVDDTLLEIEDGLLYPAHRLQLEQHLRRRPAAMPPPKRRVTLQELIDQLQIMASQLKLVETVNKPKRLKRQPSVQTMREALDLAHQENLTEVALELEQVLNSAAKGQNLEEQCWNLEQLIDLWIKTKQPEKKASHHESEHGDIVSVFWALLLLSAQSKVELFQKEFYQEIQIRLLT, from the coding sequence ATGGATGCAGTCGAATTATTAGAAACAATTACACACCTTATTGAGCAAGCCGAAAAGGGGGAGATTGACCCTTGGGACGTGCGAGTTATCGAGGTAATTGACCATTACTTAGAATTAATGGCTCCAGAAGCAAGAACTATGAGAGGCTATGAAAATGACTTGTCTCAATCTGGACAGGCTTTTTTATCAGCATCAATGCTAGTATTATTTAAAGCTAATACATTAATGCAGTTATCAACAGTATATAATACTCCAGAAAAAGTTGTAGATGATACACTATTAGAAATTGAGGATGGATTATTATATCCAGCCCATCGCTTGCAATTGGAGCAACACTTACGCCGTCGTCCGGCAGCTATGCCACCCCCAAAACGTCGGGTAACTTTACAAGAGTTAATAGACCAGTTACAAATTATGGCCAGCCAACTTAAGCTGGTAGAAACAGTAAACAAACCTAAGCGACTGAAACGTCAACCTAGTGTGCAAACTATGAGGGAAGCCCTAGATTTAGCACACCAGGAAAATTTAACGGAAGTCGCGCTAGAACTAGAGCAGGTATTAAATTCTGCTGCTAAAGGGCAAAATTTAGAGGAACAATGCTGGAATTTAGAACAACTGATAGATTTGTGGATAAAGACAAAACAACCAGAGAAAAAAGCTTCTCATCATGAATCAGAACACGGTGACATAGTTAGCGTTTTTTGGGCGTTACTACTGCTATCGGCTCAATCTAAGGTAGAACTATTTCAAAAAGAATTTTACCAGGAAATTCAAATCCGCTTACTTACTTAA
- a CDS encoding AI-2E family transporter produces the protein MRRFASLQTLLIYGLSGPIIALNIWLLSVLFHFFQNPITILSIAAILAFLLNYPVKLLEKVRITRTQAVIIVLLLTLTLFIVLGVTLVPMLIDQTIQLLNKIPDWLATSQANLDHLESLAKQRRLSIDLKLVTNQINANIQNLVQQIASGAVGFAGTLLSGILNVVLVIVLAFYMLVYGDRVWSGLVNILPSNIGIPFSRSLQLNFQNFFLSQLLLGLFMVIALTPIFLFLKVPFALLFAIIIGISGLIPVVGATLGIGLVTLLVLIQNWWLAFPVATMAIIMQQIKDNLLAPKLMGNFIGLNPLWIFIAILMGFEIAGLLGTLVAVPIAGTIKGTFDAIKGSDHSDFVSSFRANYGSEFEEDE, from the coding sequence ATGCGCCGTTTTGCTTCTCTGCAAACTCTGTTAATTTACGGACTCAGTGGACCAATTATCGCCCTCAATATCTGGCTACTGTCTGTATTATTCCATTTTTTCCAGAATCCAATTACTATTCTCAGTATTGCGGCAATTCTGGCTTTTCTATTGAATTACCCAGTTAAGTTACTTGAGAAAGTCAGGATTACCCGCACTCAAGCAGTAATTATTGTTTTACTGCTGACCTTAACTTTGTTTATTGTTTTGGGTGTTACCCTCGTACCAATGCTAATTGACCAAACCATTCAATTGTTAAATAAGATTCCTGATTGGTTGGCGACTAGTCAAGCTAATTTAGATCATTTAGAAAGTTTAGCCAAGCAGCGGCGGTTATCTATAGATTTAAAACTGGTAACAAATCAAATAAATGCTAATATTCAAAATTTAGTACAACAAATAGCTTCAGGGGCGGTAGGATTTGCGGGAACACTATTATCAGGAATACTGAATGTAGTATTGGTAATCGTTTTAGCTTTTTATATGCTCGTATATGGCGATCGCGTTTGGTCTGGTTTAGTTAATATCCTACCGTCTAATATTGGTATTCCTTTTAGCCGCTCATTACAGTTAAACTTCCAAAACTTTTTTTTGAGCCAATTATTGCTAGGACTATTTATGGTCATAGCCCTTACACCCATTTTCTTATTTCTGAAAGTTCCATTTGCCCTGTTGTTTGCTATTATTATCGGTATTTCTGGGCTTATTCCCGTTGTTGGTGCAACTTTAGGCATTGGTTTAGTCACATTATTGGTATTAATCCAAAATTGGTGGTTAGCCTTTCCAGTCGCTACAATGGCAATTATCATGCAACAAATTAAAGACAATTTGTTAGCACCAAAATTAATGGGCAATTTTATTGGACTTAACCCTTTATGGATTTTTATCGCCATTTTAATGGGATTTGAAATTGCTGGACTATTGGGAACACTCGTTGCTGTACCAATTGCAGGAACTATCAAAGGCACTTTCGATGCCATTAAAGGCAGTGATCACAGTGATTTTGTCTCTAGTTTTCGGGCTAATTACGGCTCAGAATTTGAAGAAGATGAATAA
- a CDS encoding type ISP restriction/modification enzyme produces the protein MSSNPEIQFLSHLQDYAKDLTTKFSLSAVSFGAEDELKSPIENLLKSAANILNLSIVVVTEVREKVLSGRPDMGITINGLLMGHIELKAPGKGADPNKLKGDDKQQWEKFKSLPNVIYTDGNSWGLYRTGEKVGKTIKFSGYITAKGASAITAQNANDLLILLRDFLNWQPIVPSTPKALAEMLAPICRLLRKDFLTALEDPESNLSQVAKDWRHYLFPDADNQKFADAYAQTLTYALLLARFSGADDLSLPQAVKTIRTGHNLLADALKILGDEAAREQIEVSVNLLERIIAAIDITALNKDGSEDPWLYFYEDFLAKYDPKMRKERGVYYTPIPVIKTQVRLVAELLAEHFDAEFSFVDDKVITLDPACGTGTYILTAIKHGVDQISNLRGKGMKVSAATNAAANIHAFEILVGPYAVAHLRLTQQILSEGGTLPENGVHVYLSDTLESPYAKLSGNLPLIYKSLGQEYKRAQKIKQNTPVMVCLGNPPYNRQTIDEDDLMNQKRKGGWVRFGDDEQKIDENEQLIKKRPILEDFLEPLTAMGYGVHAKNLYNDYVYFWRWALWKVFEANTENRAGIISFITASSYLRGPGFAGMRKVMRQTFDELWIIDLEGDNLGARKTENVFAIQTPVAIAIGVCYNKPQPEVPAKVHFTRIDGTTEEKLASLENIHSFQDLQWRECANNWTDLFLPVSDTDYGNWAKLTDLFPWQSGGVQFKRTWTIGENKEVLNERWQTLINASKSPGIQKKLFKETRDRKITKQYKSLEDGTLLPPITNLLPKSPSLEPIRYAYRSFDRQWALLDNRLCDYAKPGLLRYHSDKQVYMTSLLTNVLGNGLSAVATSLIPDLDHFRGSFGAKHIIPLWRNSEATEPNITNGVLEILSNKFNYNISPEDFFAYCYGILATPKYVKEFWNELETPGPRISITKNRDLFIKVVEIGRTLVWLHTYCERFVPSGKKPGKIPVGRVRCQKGIPNTVNDYPTEFSYDVGTQELKVGLGVFENVRPEVYNFSVSGLEVVKSWLAYRMRDGAGKKSSPLDDIRPQTWQFDLELLDLLWVLDATVDLYPSLSSLFDEVIKSQLFTSAEFPQPTELEKFNSLEVQSELPLLNLEEIDEEDE, from the coding sequence ATGTCTAGTAATCCTGAAATTCAATTTTTATCCCATCTTCAAGACTATGCAAAAGATTTAACTACTAAATTTTCACTTTCTGCTGTTTCTTTTGGTGCGGAAGACGAACTAAAATCACCTATTGAAAATTTATTAAAATCAGCAGCCAATATTTTAAATTTATCTATTGTAGTAGTTACTGAAGTCCGAGAAAAGGTACTTTCAGGAAGACCAGATATGGGAATAACAATTAATGGTCTTTTAATGGGACATATTGAACTAAAAGCCCCAGGAAAGGGCGCAGATCCTAATAAATTGAAAGGAGATGATAAGCAACAATGGGAAAAGTTTAAAAGTCTCCCCAATGTTATTTACACAGATGGTAATAGTTGGGGACTTTATCGCACAGGTGAAAAAGTAGGAAAGACAATTAAATTTTCAGGATATATTACTGCTAAGGGTGCATCAGCTATCACTGCTCAAAATGCTAATGATTTACTAATATTATTACGTGATTTTTTAAATTGGCAACCTATTGTTCCTTCTACACCTAAAGCTTTAGCAGAAATGCTTGCTCCTATTTGTCGCTTATTAAGAAAAGATTTTTTAACTGCTCTTGAAGATCCTGAATCTAATTTAAGTCAAGTTGCTAAAGATTGGCGACATTATTTGTTTCCCGATGCAGATAATCAAAAATTTGCAGATGCTTATGCTCAAACCTTAACTTATGCACTGTTATTAGCAAGATTTTCTGGTGCAGATGATTTATCTTTACCACAAGCTGTTAAAACTATTAGAACAGGTCATAATTTACTAGCTGATGCTTTAAAAATATTAGGTGATGAAGCAGCACGGGAACAAATAGAAGTTTCTGTAAATTTATTAGAAAGAATAATTGCAGCTATTGATATTACAGCACTAAATAAAGATGGTTCTGAAGATCCTTGGTTATATTTTTATGAGGATTTTTTGGCTAAATATGATCCAAAAATGCGAAAAGAAAGAGGTGTTTATTATACACCAATTCCTGTAATTAAAACACAAGTTAGATTAGTAGCTGAATTATTAGCAGAACATTTTGATGCTGAATTTTCTTTTGTAGATGATAAAGTTATTACTTTAGATCCTGCTTGTGGTACAGGAACTTATATTTTAACAGCTATTAAACATGGAGTGGATCAAATTAGTAATTTAAGAGGAAAAGGAATGAAAGTTTCTGCTGCTACAAATGCGGCGGCAAATATTCACGCTTTTGAGATTTTGGTTGGTCCTTATGCTGTTGCCCATTTACGTCTAACTCAACAGATTTTAAGTGAAGGTGGTACTTTACCAGAAAATGGAGTTCATGTTTATTTAAGTGATACTTTAGAATCTCCCTATGCTAAATTAAGTGGTAATTTACCTTTAATTTATAAATCTTTAGGGCAAGAATATAAACGCGCTCAAAAAATTAAACAAAATACACCAGTGATGGTTTGTTTAGGAAATCCACCTTATAACCGTCAAACAATTGATGAAGATGATTTAATGAATCAGAAAAGAAAAGGTGGATGGGTAAGATTTGGAGACGATGAACAAAAGATTGATGAAAATGAGCAATTGATCAAAAAACGTCCTATTTTAGAGGATTTTCTTGAACCATTAACAGCAATGGGTTATGGTGTTCATGCAAAAAATTTATATAATGACTATGTTTATTTTTGGCGATGGGCATTGTGGAAAGTATTTGAAGCTAATACAGAAAATCGCGCCGGAATTATCAGTTTTATTACTGCTTCTTCCTATTTGCGTGGACCCGGATTTGCGGGAATGCGAAAAGTCATGCGTCAAACATTTGATGAACTTTGGATTATTGATTTAGAAGGTGATAATTTAGGGGCAAGAAAAACCGAAAATGTATTTGCAATTCAAACTCCTGTGGCTATTGCTATTGGTGTTTGTTACAATAAACCTCAACCTGAAGTTCCTGCTAAAGTTCATTTTACCAGAATTGATGGTACAACTGAAGAAAAATTAGCAAGTTTAGAGAATATTCATTCTTTTCAAGATTTACAATGGCGAGAATGTGCAAATAATTGGACTGATTTATTTTTACCTGTTAGTGATACAGATTATGGAAATTGGGCAAAGTTAACTGATTTATTTCCTTGGCAAAGTGGTGGAGTGCAATTTAAACGAACATGGACAATTGGTGAAAATAAGGAAGTTTTAAATGAGCGTTGGCAAACTTTGATTAATGCTAGTAAATCCCCAGGAATACAGAAAAAACTGTTTAAAGAAACCCGTGACCGCAAAATTACTAAACAATATAAATCATTAGAAGATGGAACATTATTACCCCCTATTACGAACTTATTACCTAAAAGTCCTTCTCTAGAACCAATTCGTTATGCTTATCGTAGTTTTGATCGTCAGTGGGCTTTATTAGATAATAGACTCTGTGATTATGCTAAACCTGGCTTACTGCGTTATCACAGTGATAAGCAAGTTTATATGACAAGTTTATTAACTAATGTTTTAGGTAATGGTCTATCAGCAGTTGCTACTTCATTAATTCCTGATTTAGATCATTTTCGTGGTTCTTTTGGTGCTAAACATATTATTCCTCTGTGGAGAAATTCTGAAGCTACTGAACCTAATATTACTAATGGAGTTTTAGAAATTCTTAGTAATAAATTCAATTACAATATTTCCCCAGAGGACTTTTTCGCTTACTGTTATGGAATACTTGCAACTCCCAAATATGTAAAAGAATTTTGGAATGAACTAGAAACACCTGGTCCAAGGATTTCCATTACCAAAAATAGGGATTTATTTATTAAAGTAGTAGAAATAGGACGCACTTTAGTTTGGTTACATACCTATTGTGAAAGGTTTGTTCCCAGTGGTAAAAAACCAGGTAAAATTCCTGTTGGTAGAGTTCGTTGTCAAAAAGGAATACCCAATACAGTAAATGATTATCCCACAGAATTTTCTTATGATGTCGGTACACAAGAATTAAAAGTTGGTCTAGGTGTATTTGAAAATGTCCGTCCAGAAGTTTATAATTTTAGTGTTTCTGGTTTAGAAGTTGTCAAATCTTGGTTAGCTTATAGAATGAGAGACGGTGCTGGTAAAAAGTCTTCACCTTTAGATGATATTCGTCCTCAAACTTGGCAATTTGATCTTGAATTACTTGATTTACTTTGGGTTTTAGATGCGACTGTAGATTTATATCCCTCTTTATCTTCTTTATTCGATGAAGTGATTAAAAGTCAATTGTTTACATCTGCTGAGTTTCCACAACCAACAGAGTTAGAAAAATTTAATTCTTTAGAAGTTCAGAGTGAGTTACCACTTTTAAATTTGGAAGAAATAGATGAAGAAGATGAGTAA
- the pdxH gene encoding pyridoxamine 5'-phosphate oxidase: protein MDTNIADLRKDYTLQDLNEKQIDPNPFIQFKIWFGQSLAAQLPEPNAMTLATCTSEGQPSARMVLLKDFDERGFVLFTNYNSQKGQELTVNPHAALVFWWAELERQVRIVGTVEKISAAESDNYFEIRPAYSRLGAWASNQSEIIANREILELQLQEFQRKYENQEVPRPPHWGGFRVIPQKIEFWQGRSSRLHDRLLYTRVDDGSWEIERLSP from the coding sequence ATGGATACTAACATAGCTGATCTTCGCAAAGATTACACATTACAGGATTTGAATGAGAAACAAATTGATCCAAATCCATTTATACAATTTAAAATTTGGTTCGGTCAATCCCTAGCAGCCCAGCTACCTGAACCTAATGCTATGACTTTGGCTACTTGTACATCCGAGGGTCAACCTTCAGCGAGAATGGTATTACTCAAAGATTTTGATGAACGGGGGTTTGTCTTGTTTACTAATTACAATAGCCAAAAAGGACAGGAACTGACCGTAAATCCCCATGCTGCTTTAGTTTTTTGGTGGGCGGAATTAGAACGCCAAGTGAGGATTGTGGGAACTGTGGAAAAAATTTCCGCAGCAGAATCTGATAACTATTTTGAAATCCGTCCTGCATATAGTCGGCTGGGTGCTTGGGCTTCTAATCAAAGCGAAATAATTGCGAACAGAGAAATCTTAGAGTTACAATTGCAAGAATTTCAGCGCAAATATGAAAATCAGGAAGTTCCTCGTCCTCCGCATTGGGGTGGTTTTCGGGTGATTCCTCAAAAAATTGAGTTTTGGCAAGGAAGATCGAGTCGTTTACATGATCGCCTGTTATATACTCGTGTAGATGATGGCAGCTGGGAAATTGAGCGTTTATCACCTTGA